Proteins from one Escherichia coli genomic window:
- a CDS encoding AAA family ATPase: protein MRLRKLKLKNFRGYRNSTEIIIDESMTGIVGRNDFGKSTLLEALAIFFETEGMKADKNDMNCFSLREGDGRFEIACEFDDLPDFIMIDDRVQTTLASEHLLNEDGNFEIVKTFKATTSGKPEQTCIRCIHPDEEPLRNLLGMKISELKAVGKEVEKNVADKRTASLWRQAIREAAAPYTCSEIMLDVDKEFGTDTKSLWGKILDLLPTYAIFKADRESSDGDSEAKNPLQQAVKDAQAALQDKITALENEIQDSVLDVAQRTLDKLREMAPELASELTPRFKEKPKWTFNFTLDGENGIPINKRGSGIRRLILLNFFWAEAEKNVAGTPRNVIYAIEEPETSQHPNYQMMLMKALLALAGQPHRQIIVTTHVPALAGLIPVEGVRYVTRNEAGEPVVKMPDDAVLKEATESLGVLPETGMERAQGIVLVEGKSDVTFLRHAASSLKQSGALPASLEDVKIVPVLIGGCGSVKHWVTLNLAKDLGLPWCVFLDSDIGGDPAQVLSIQKRKKEVEEAGKVFFATRKREIENYLCPDLIEEITGVAVTFTDTCDAKKIIGRAVGMKPDNVLDKFWPQMTSERIISRSTYHDGTQERSELVEILSDIVSMTR, encoded by the coding sequence ATGCGGCTCAGAAAATTAAAACTGAAAAACTTCAGAGGCTACAGAAACTCTACTGAAATCATTATTGATGAAAGCATGACGGGTATTGTCGGTCGTAATGACTTTGGGAAATCAACGCTTCTGGAAGCGCTGGCTATTTTTTTTGAAACAGAAGGAATGAAGGCTGACAAGAATGACATGAACTGTTTCAGCCTAAGAGAAGGGGACGGCCGTTTTGAAATAGCCTGTGAATTTGATGACCTGCCCGATTTTATCATGATCGACGACAGGGTGCAGACCACGCTCGCCTCAGAACATCTGCTGAATGAGGACGGCAATTTTGAAATCGTCAAAACGTTTAAAGCAACGACCTCAGGAAAACCGGAGCAGACCTGCATCCGCTGCATCCACCCGGATGAGGAGCCCCTGAGAAATTTACTGGGCATGAAAATTTCTGAGCTCAAGGCGGTGGGAAAAGAAGTTGAAAAAAATGTGGCGGATAAACGCACTGCATCGTTATGGCGTCAGGCCATCAGGGAAGCCGCAGCCCCCTATACCTGTTCGGAAATTATGCTGGATGTCGATAAAGAGTTCGGAACCGACACAAAATCATTATGGGGTAAGATCCTCGATTTGCTGCCCACGTATGCGATTTTCAAAGCCGACAGGGAAAGCAGCGACGGGGATTCCGAAGCTAAAAACCCCTTACAGCAGGCCGTAAAAGACGCTCAGGCTGCGCTGCAGGACAAAATTACAGCGCTGGAAAATGAGATTCAGGACAGCGTCCTGGATGTCGCACAGAGAACGCTGGATAAATTACGTGAAATGGCCCCCGAACTCGCCAGTGAACTGACTCCACGATTTAAGGAGAAACCCAAGTGGACCTTCAATTTCACCCTGGACGGGGAAAATGGCATCCCCATCAATAAGCGCGGCAGCGGGATAAGGAGGCTTATCCTGTTGAATTTTTTTTGGGCTGAGGCTGAAAAGAATGTCGCGGGGACGCCCAGAAATGTGATTTATGCCATAGAGGAGCCTGAAACGTCACAGCATCCGAACTATCAGATGATGCTGATGAAAGCGTTACTGGCACTGGCAGGCCAGCCGCACCGTCAGATTATCGTCACCACCCATGTCCCGGCGCTGGCCGGATTAATCCCTGTCGAAGGCGTACGTTATGTTACCCGAAATGAGGCGGGTGAACCCGTAGTAAAAATGCCGGATGACGCAGTGCTGAAGGAAGCCACTGAAAGCCTGGGGGTGCTGCCAGAGACCGGTATGGAAAGGGCGCAGGGGATTGTTCTGGTAGAGGGAAAGTCGGATGTTACTTTCCTGAGGCATGCGGCCAGTTCATTAAAACAGTCAGGTGCGCTGCCAGCCTCTCTGGAGGACGTGAAAATAGTGCCAGTCCTCATAGGAGGGTGTGGTAGCGTCAAACACTGGGTTACATTGAATCTGGCCAAAGATCTGGGGCTTCCCTGGTGCGTATTTCTGGACTCCGATATTGGGGGAGACCCTGCACAGGTTCTGTCCATCCAGAAGCGTAAAAAAGAAGTAGAGGAGGCCGGTAAGGTATTTTTCGCTACGCGCAAACGTGAGATAGAAAACTATCTGTGCCCGGATCTTATCGAGGAAATTACTGGTGTAGCCGTCACGTTTACGGACACCTGTGACGCTAAAAAAATAATCGGCCGGGCTGTGGGAATGAAACCCGATAATGTACTAGATAAATTCTGGCCTCAGATGACATCAGAAAGAATCATCTCAAGATCAACCTATCATGACGGAACGCAGGAGAGAAGCGAGCTGGTTGAGATCCTGAGCGACATTGTATCCATGACGAGATAA
- the silR gene encoding copper/silver response regulator transcription factor SilR, translated as MKILIVEDEIKTGEYLSKGLTEAGFVVDHADNGLTGYHLAMTAEYDLVILDIMLPDVNGWDIIRMLRTTGKGMPVLLLTALGTIEHRVKGLELGADDYLVKPFAFAELLARVRTLLRRGNTMITESQFKVADLSIDLVSRKVSRAGNRIVLTSKEFSLLEFFIRHQGEVLPRSLIASQVWDMNFDSDTNAIDVAVKRLRAKIDNDYETKLIQTVRGVGYMLEVPDA; from the coding sequence ATGAAAATATTGATCGTCGAAGACGAAATTAAAACAGGTGAATATCTCAGCAAAGGGCTTACAGAGGCAGGGTTCGTAGTGGATCACGCTGATAATGGTCTTACCGGATATCATCTCGCCATGACAGCCGAGTATGATTTAGTCATTCTGGATATCATGCTACCTGATGTGAACGGCTGGGATATCATCCGCATGCTGCGCACTACCGGAAAGGGTATGCCGGTCTTACTGCTGACAGCCCTCGGCACGATCGAACATAGGGTCAAAGGACTGGAACTGGGTGCGGACGATTATCTGGTTAAACCCTTTGCGTTTGCCGAACTGCTCGCCCGGGTGAGAACCCTTCTGAGGCGGGGAAACACGATGATCACGGAAAGCCAGTTTAAGGTGGCTGACCTCTCGATTGATCTCGTATCCAGAAAAGTCAGTCGCGCCGGAAACCGCATTGTGCTCACCAGTAAAGAGTTCAGCCTGCTGGAATTCTTCATTCGCCATCAGGGAGAGGTTCTTCCCCGCTCCCTGATTGCCTCTCAGGTCTGGGACATGAATTTTGACAGCGACACTAATGCGATCGATGTCGCAGTAAAGCGACTCCGCGCTAAAATAGACAACGATTACGAGACAAAGCTGATCCAGACAGTCCGGGGCGTGGGCTACATGCTGGAGGTCCCGGATGCATAG
- the silE gene encoding silver-binding protein SilE: MKNIVLASLLGFGLISSAWATETVNIHERVNNAQAPAHQMQSAAAPVGIQGTAPRMAGMDQHEQAIIAHETMTNGSADAHQKMVESHQRMMGSQTVSPTGPSKSLAAMNEHERAAVAHEFMNNGQSGPHQAMAEAHRRMLSAG; this comes from the coding sequence ATGAAAAATATCGTATTAGCATCCTTGCTGGGCTTTGGCTTAATTTCTTCGGCCTGGGCCACTGAAACCGTGAATATCCATGAGCGGGTCAACAATGCACAGGCACCTGCTCACCAGATGCAGTCTGCTGCGGCTCCTGTCGGGATCCAGGGGACTGCACCTCGTATGGCCGGTATGGACCAGCATGAACAGGCCATTATTGCTCATGAAACCATGACGAACGGGTCGGCGGATGCGCACCAGAAAATGGTGGAAAGTCATCAGAGGATGATGGGAAGTCAGACCGTTTCCCCTACCGGGCCGTCGAAGTCATTAGCGGCAATGAATGAGCATGAAAGAGCTGCAGTTGCCCATGAATTTATGAATAACGGTCAGTCTGGCCCACATCAGGCCATGGCCGAAGCGCATCGTCGCATGCTCAGTGCAGGCTGA
- the silS gene encoding copper/silver sensor histidine kinase SilS: MHSKPSRRPFSLALRLTFFISLSTILAFIAFTWFMLHSVENHFAEQDVSDLQQISTTLNRILQSPVDPDDKKISKIKESIASYRNVALLLLNPRGEVLFSSAQGAALRPAVNSADFSEHSRARDVFLWTVEDPAGPMDTGSEMKMETYRIIASSGQAIFQGKQQNYVMLTGLSINFHLHYLDALKKNLIAIAVVISLLIVLIIRIAVRQGHLPLRNVSNAIKNITSENLDARLEPTRVPIELEQLVISFNHMIGKIEDVFTRQANFSADIAHEIRTPITNLVTQTEIALSQDRTQRELEDVLYSSLEEYNRMTKMVSDMLFLAQADNNQLIPDRVMFDLRAEVMKVFEFFEAWAEERNITLKFNGMPCLVEGDPQMFRRAINNLLSNALRYTPEGQAITVSIREQESFFDLVIENPGKPIPEEHLSRLFDRFYRVDPSRQRKGEGSGIGLAIVKSIVEAHHGRVQVESDVHSTRFILSVPRLEKMIPDTQCWE; this comes from the coding sequence ATGCATAGCAAACCTTCCAGACGCCCTTTCTCACTCGCTCTGCGGCTGACCTTTTTTATCAGCCTGTCCACGATACTGGCTTTTATCGCATTCACCTGGTTTATGCTGCATTCTGTTGAAAATCATTTTGCCGAGCAGGATGTCAGCGATCTTCAACAAATCAGCACCACACTGAACCGTATACTGCAGTCCCCGGTGGATCCGGATGATAAAAAAATAAGCAAAATAAAGGAATCAATTGCCAGCTACCGCAACGTTGCCCTTTTGCTCCTCAATCCCAGGGGGGAAGTGCTCTTTAGCTCAGCTCAGGGGGCGGCACTACGCCCGGCAGTGAATTCAGCAGATTTTAGCGAGCACAGCCGCGCACGGGATGTCTTTCTCTGGACGGTGGAGGATCCTGCGGGACCGATGGATACCGGGTCCGAAATGAAGATGGAAACATACAGGATTATCGCCTCCTCTGGTCAGGCGATATTTCAGGGCAAACAGCAGAACTATGTCATGCTGACTGGCCTATCCATTAATTTCCATCTCCATTACCTCGATGCGCTGAAAAAGAACCTGATTGCGATTGCCGTCGTGATAAGCCTGTTGATTGTTCTGATCATTCGAATCGCTGTCCGTCAGGGGCACCTGCCCCTTCGTAATGTCAGCAATGCCATTAAAAACATCACCTCCGAGAATCTTGATGCGCGACTGGAACCGACACGCGTTCCCATTGAGCTGGAGCAACTGGTTATCTCGTTCAATCATATGATTGGAAAGATTGAGGATGTCTTTACCCGCCAGGCCAATTTCTCTGCCGATATCGCGCATGAGATCAGAACGCCCATCACCAATCTGGTGACGCAGACTGAAATCGCACTGAGTCAGGATCGAACACAGAGGGAACTTGAGGATGTCCTCTATTCCAGTCTTGAAGAGTATAACCGGATGACCAAAATGGTCAGCGATATGCTGTTCCTGGCACAGGCAGATAATAATCAGCTGATACCTGACAGGGTCATGTTTGACCTCAGAGCGGAAGTCATGAAAGTCTTCGAGTTTTTCGAAGCCTGGGCCGAAGAACGCAATATCACGCTCAAATTTAACGGGATGCCCTGCCTGGTTGAGGGAGATCCACAAATGTTCAGAAGGGCGATCAATAATCTGTTATCCAATGCCCTGCGTTATACCCCGGAGGGACAGGCAATCACCGTCTCAATAAGAGAGCAGGAGAGCTTTTTTGACCTTGTGATTGAAAATCCGGGGAAACCAATCCCTGAAGAGCATTTATCAAGGTTGTTTGACCGTTTTTATCGGGTGGATCCGTCCAGACAACGAAAAGGAGAAGGCAGCGGCATCGGCCTTGCGATTGTGAAGTCAATCGTGGAAGCACATCACGGAAGAGTGCAGGTGGAATCGGACGTACACTCAACGCGTTTTATCTTATCCGTGCCCAGACTGGAGAAAATGATTCCGGACACCCAGTGCTGGGAATAA
- the copM gene encoding CopM family metallochaperone, with protein sequence MKARNTLFAVLMLSLPAISAEHSEMKMTDMSTSASSQEYMAGMKDMHDKMMAAVNESDPDKAFAKGMVAHHEGAIAMAETELKYGKDPKMRKLAQDIIKAQKGEIEQMNKWLDSQK encoded by the coding sequence ATGAAAGCCAGAAACACTTTATTTGCAGTATTAATGTTATCCCTGCCAGCGATTTCAGCAGAACATTCAGAAATGAAAATGACTGATATGTCTACCTCGGCTTCGTCACAGGAATATATGGCTGGCATGAAAGACATGCATGACAAAATGATGGCTGCCGTAAATGAGTCCGATCCCGACAAGGCTTTTGCGAAAGGCATGGTAGCGCACCATGAAGGGGCAATAGCAATGGCTGAGACCGAGCTCAAATACGGAAAAGATCCGAAAATGAGAAAGCTCGCGCAGGACATCATTAAAGCTCAAAAAGGTGAAATTGAGCAGATGAATAAATGGCTTGATAGTCAAAAGTAA
- a CDS encoding helix-turn-helix domain-containing protein has protein sequence MNTQYALKTLNQLRPVLIGFRKANGLTQKDVSERLGITQQTYARLEANPASAGFERLFRVFSVLGVEIVLSSREPLSDAKPEYGAMHNYSSLPARREKW, from the coding sequence ATGAACACTCAATACGCTTTGAAGACTTTGAATCAGTTACGTCCTGTTTTAATCGGCTTTCGCAAAGCCAATGGACTGACGCAAAAAGATGTTTCTGAACGTTTGGGTATAACACAGCAAACTTATGCCCGACTAGAGGCCAACCCTGCAAGTGCGGGTTTTGAGCGTTTGTTTAGGGTGTTCAGCGTCCTTGGAGTGGAGATCGTACTTTCATCCAGGGAACCATTGTCAGATGCAAAGCCCGAATACGGAGCTATGCACAATTATTCTTCACTTCCAGCCAGGCGGGAGAAATGGTGA